A DNA window from Acetilactobacillus jinshanensis contains the following coding sequences:
- a CDS encoding cysteine hydrolase family protein — protein sequence MSDIYNSHQALLIIDYTNDFVADKGSLTCGKPAQKLEPSIIKLANQFYQNGDWVILPTDVHIKGNPYHPETKLFPTHNVRGTWGRQLYGKLNDWYQSHKKSPKVFQMDKTRYSSFVGTNLDLMLRERHVDTLHLVGVCTDICVLHTAIGAYNRNYNLVIHKSGVATLSKTAQDWALNHFKNCLGAKIVK from the coding sequence ATGAGTGATATCTACAACAGTCATCAAGCTTTACTGATTATTGATTATACGAATGACTTCGTTGCCGATAAGGGTTCGTTAACCTGTGGTAAGCCCGCTCAGAAACTAGAACCTAGCATTATTAAACTTGCTAATCAATTCTATCAGAATGGCGACTGGGTGATCTTACCAACTGATGTTCACATCAAAGGCAACCCGTACCATCCGGAAACGAAACTGTTTCCAACCCATAACGTTAGAGGAACCTGGGGTCGTCAGTTATATGGAAAACTAAATGATTGGTACCAAAGTCATAAAAAGAGTCCTAAGGTCTTTCAGATGGATAAAACTCGCTATAGTTCATTCGTTGGGACTAATCTTGATTTAATGCTCCGTGAACGCCATGTTGATACTCTTCACCTAGTGGGTGTTTGTACCGACATTTGTGTTCTGCATACGGCAATCGGTGCTTATAACCGAAACTATAATCTAGTCATTCACAAGAGCGGTGTTGCAACTCTGAGTAAGACTGCTCAAGACTGGGCATTGAATCATTTCAAGAATTGCTTAGGTGCCAAAATCGTTAAATAA
- the add gene encoding adenosine deaminase has product MSEKITRKFVDGLPKAELHVHIEGTLEPDLEFKLAKRNGIDLGVSSPDQINRSYKYGLAAFLKSYYAGMQTLITEQDFYDLTWAYLKKMAKSSVKHVELFFDPQAHTSRGISFSTVINGIHQAAVDARALGVDAQLIMCFLRDFSKESARKTLIQAKPYHEKGWILGLGLDSDEHHNPPLKFMMLFAKAKTEGYHLTMHCDPDQVDTLKHIKQALEIIEVERIDHGVNIVADPDLMDFAIQKQLGFTICPISNLYIYHDMKAKPTLELLKKGALVSFNSDDPGYMGSNYIDDNYYKFAEKYHLSREDLVKIAKNSFLSSWISNTAKKFYLKQIDDYIKLTNK; this is encoded by the coding sequence ATGTCAGAAAAGATTACACGTAAATTTGTCGATGGTTTACCAAAGGCCGAATTACATGTTCATATTGAGGGCACGTTAGAACCCGATTTGGAATTTAAACTAGCTAAACGTAACGGAATTGATCTAGGTGTTAGCAGTCCTGATCAAATCAACCGAAGTTACAAATACGGTTTGGCAGCATTTTTAAAATCCTATTATGCGGGGATGCAAACATTGATTACCGAACAGGATTTCTATGACTTAACCTGGGCATACTTAAAGAAAATGGCTAAGAGTAGCGTTAAACATGTCGAACTATTCTTCGATCCACAGGCGCACACCAGTCGAGGAATTTCCTTCTCAACCGTTATTAACGGAATCCATCAAGCAGCAGTTGACGCTAGAGCATTAGGTGTTGATGCTCAATTAATCATGTGTTTCCTTCGTGACTTTTCTAAAGAATCGGCTCGTAAAACATTGATTCAAGCCAAGCCTTATCATGAAAAAGGCTGGATCCTAGGCTTAGGTCTAGATTCTGATGAACATCACAACCCGCCGTTAAAGTTCATGATGTTATTCGCCAAGGCCAAAACCGAAGGATATCATTTAACAATGCATTGTGACCCTGACCAGGTGGATACTTTAAAGCACATTAAACAGGCTCTAGAAATCATCGAGGTCGAACGGATTGACCACGGTGTTAACATCGTTGCCGATCCTGACTTAATGGACTTTGCCATTCAAAAGCAGCTTGGCTTTACGATTTGTCCAATCTCAAATCTATATATTTATCACGACATGAAAGCTAAGCCAACGTTAGAACTCTTAAAGAAGGGTGCCTTAGTTAGCTTTAATTCAGATGATCCTGGTTACATGGGTAGTAACTACATTGATGACAACTACTATAAATTCGCTGAAAAATATCATCTAAGCCGCGAAGATCTGGTTAAGATTGCTAAGAATTCATTCTTATCATCATGGATCAGTAATACGGCTAAAAAGTTCTATCTAAAACAGATTGACGATTACATTAAGTTAACTAATAAGTAA
- a CDS encoding SDR family oxidoreductase has translation MNKTWLVTGCHTGFGKCLATLLAQKKNVNLVATARKPKTQLDYLDQYNHGQILKVQLDVTDNNQIESSVKVAKAKFGRIDVLVNNAGYGIVGTYEETPIVAAQKMFDADVWGLTKMTREVLPIMRKQKQGVIVDFSSMSGFNPFLDVAYYTGAKYAVEGMNQVLAREVKPSGIKVMLVEPSAFRTHFSTTAHPELSHIKNYQFLNPQMKFMAKRAGDEKGDPNKAAKIIYDLVNNHPDKLPLQLPLGSRSVNGTIEHLEDELSRFKKLKKLASSADYSDNK, from the coding sequence ATGAATAAAACTTGGCTTGTTACCGGATGCCATACCGGTTTTGGTAAATGTTTAGCTACTTTATTAGCTCAGAAAAAGAACGTTAATTTAGTTGCTACGGCCCGTAAACCGAAGACGCAGTTGGATTATCTAGATCAGTACAATCATGGTCAGATCTTAAAGGTTCAATTAGATGTAACCGACAATAATCAGATCGAAAGTTCCGTTAAGGTGGCTAAAGCTAAATTCGGTCGAATCGACGTTTTAGTCAACAACGCTGGCTATGGAATCGTCGGAACCTACGAAGAAACACCAATTGTTGCCGCTCAAAAGATGTTTGATGCCGATGTCTGGGGATTAACCAAGATGACGCGAGAAGTCTTACCGATCATGCGAAAACAAAAACAAGGCGTCATCGTGGACTTCTCATCCATGTCAGGTTTTAACCCATTTTTGGACGTTGCATATTACACCGGTGCTAAGTATGCCGTTGAAGGAATGAACCAGGTCCTAGCCCGTGAAGTTAAGCCATCCGGAATTAAAGTGATGCTAGTTGAGCCAAGTGCGTTCCGCACTCATTTTTCAACAACGGCTCATCCGGAATTATCTCACATCAAGAATTACCAGTTCTTAAATCCGCAGATGAAATTCATGGCTAAGCGAGCCGGTGACGAAAAGGGTGATCCTAACAAAGCCGCTAAGATTATCTATGATTTGGTTAATAATCATCCTGATAAGTTACCGTTGCAATTACCGCTTGGTTCCCGTTCGGTTAACGGCACCATTGAGCATCTTGAAGATGAACTAAGTCGTTTCAAGAAGTTAAAGAAATTGGCTAGCTCAGCTGATTATTCTGATAATAAGTAA
- a CDS encoding GRP family sugar transporter has translation MNILIAILPALLWGSGPILATLVGGKPIQQVTGTCYGQIIIGLILFLIFRPSITFYQFLWPFLGGLLWAIAQLMQFTSFKQLNVSIAMPISTGLQLIEIPLAGVIFWGDWGTPAEKLAGFLAILVLITGINMTSINDHSSSTEKHMDYKGGLMNLIVGSFGYTACSVFPKITNASGLTNLMPQTLGMFLGGVLMATYYQAKSHNNILTAKVSFKNACVGLLGGLGTYCYLFSLSHLGPATAFPLTQMNVVVSTLGGVFILKEHKDHKEMSFIIAGLILIIGAATVIARL, from the coding sequence ATGAATATTTTAATCGCGATTCTGCCCGCTCTGTTATGGGGCTCAGGACCAATCTTAGCAACGTTGGTCGGTGGTAAACCGATTCAACAGGTTACCGGAACTTGTTACGGTCAAATAATTATTGGTCTAATCTTATTTTTGATTTTTAGACCGTCAATCACGTTTTATCAATTTTTATGGCCATTTTTAGGTGGCTTATTATGGGCCATTGCTCAATTGATGCAATTCACTTCATTTAAACAGTTGAACGTTTCAATTGCTATGCCAATTTCCACTGGTTTGCAGTTGATTGAAATTCCGCTTGCCGGAGTTATTTTCTGGGGCGACTGGGGAACGCCAGCTGAAAAATTAGCTGGTTTCTTGGCCATTTTGGTTTTGATTACTGGGATCAACATGACCAGTATCAACGATCATTCGTCCAGTACCGAAAAGCATATGGACTACAAAGGCGGCCTGATGAATCTAATCGTCGGTTCCTTTGGCTATACTGCCTGTTCAGTCTTTCCAAAGATTACCAACGCTAGCGGCTTAACGAATTTAATGCCGCAAACCTTAGGGATGTTCTTGGGTGGTGTCTTAATGGCAACCTACTACCAAGCCAAAAGTCATAATAATATTTTAACGGCTAAGGTATCGTTTAAGAACGCTTGCGTCGGTTTATTGGGTGGACTTGGTACTTACTGTTACCTATTTTCGTTAAGTCACTTGGGTCCAGCTACCGCATTCCCGTTAACCCAGATGAACGTTGTCGTTTCTACTTTAGGTGGTGTCTTTATTCTTAAAGAACACAAGGACCACAAGGAAATGTCATTCATTATCGCTGGATTAATTTTAATCATCGGTGCCGCAACTGTGATTGCACGTCTATAG
- a CDS encoding GRP family sugar transporter: MDIFIAILPALLWGAGPLLATLVGGKPIQQVTGTCYGQFVIGVVLYLVYGMIFGMPAITFKLLFWPLLGGILWAVAQLMQFTSFKQLSVSIAMPISTGLQVIEIPLLGVIFWGEWYMPHAKLYGFISIAVLIIGICLTSYKQNASSNKKLDYKGGLTMLIVGSFGYTACSIFPKISDAHTFSQTIVLCLGQNIGMCLGAAVMAAFIQHKAHFNVLTAKVSFKNMIVGLLGGIGILCYLYALSKLGPATAFPLTQMNVLVSTLGGIFILHEHKTYKEMAFILIGLVLILGAATVIAQLK, translated from the coding sequence TTGGATATATTTATTGCGATTTTACCAGCCCTGCTCTGGGGTGCTGGTCCGTTGTTAGCTACCCTAGTCGGTGGTAAGCCAATCCAGCAGGTCACCGGGACCTGTTACGGTCAGTTCGTGATCGGTGTCGTTTTATATTTGGTCTACGGTATGATTTTTGGCATGCCTGCGATCACCTTTAAATTACTCTTCTGGCCACTGCTAGGTGGGATCTTATGGGCCGTTGCCCAACTGATGCAATTCACCTCATTCAAACAATTAAGCGTTTCAATCGCAATGCCGATTTCAACCGGTTTACAAGTCATCGAGATCCCGTTATTGGGGGTCATCTTCTGGGGCGAATGGTACATGCCTCACGCCAAGTTATACGGTTTTATCAGTATCGCCGTTCTGATCATCGGGATTTGTTTGACCAGTTATAAGCAGAACGCTTCGAGTAACAAGAAACTAGATTATAAAGGCGGCTTAACAATGCTAATCGTTGGTTCCTTTGGTTATACCGCCTGCTCGATCTTCCCGAAGATTAGTGATGCACACACCTTTAGTCAGACCATCGTTCTTTGCCTAGGTCAGAATATCGGGATGTGCTTAGGTGCTGCTGTCATGGCTGCCTTTATCCAGCATAAAGCCCACTTCAACGTTTTAACCGCTAAAGTATCGTTCAAGAACATGATCGTCGGTTTACTTGGTGGGATTGGTATCCTTTGCTATTTATACGCATTAAGTAAGTTAGGTCCGGCTACCGCATTTCCATTAACTCAAATGAACGTTCTGGTCTCCACTCTTGGTGGAATCTTCATTCTTCATGAACATAAGACCTATAAGGAAATGGCCTTTATCCTGATTGGTTTAGTACTGATATTAGGTGCCGCTACCGTGATTGCTCAATTAAAGTAG
- the recA gene encoding recombinase RecA, producing the protein MAKKQDQAKMRKNALDGALKQITKEFGKGSIMRMSDRPLTVPTFSSGSLAIDNALGGGYPMGRITEIYGPESAGKTTLALEATAQVQKHGGVVAYIDAENALDPDYAKALGVNINDLLLSQPDTGEQGLQIANALVKSSAVDLIVVDSVAALVPRQEIEGEMGDSHVGLQARMMSQALRSFSGELSRTNTAMIFINQLREKVGVMFGNPETTPGGRALKFYSSVRLEIRRGKKIKKGTDVIGCQGKVKITKNKIAPPFKRCTVDIMFGGGISQLGELIDMGADKDIIDKAGAWYSYDGKRIGQGRENAKKWLHDHPDACKKLYNEVRTAYGMKADPDDSNDKDKTDKDKKASSDKKAKSPKQENLLHGKKADK; encoded by the coding sequence ATGGCAAAGAAACAAGATCAAGCCAAAATGCGTAAAAACGCTTTAGATGGGGCCTTGAAACAGATTACCAAAGAGTTCGGGAAAGGTTCCATTATGCGAATGTCAGACCGTCCGTTAACGGTCCCAACATTTTCATCCGGCAGTTTAGCAATTGATAACGCCTTAGGTGGTGGCTACCCGATGGGCCGAATCACTGAAATTTACGGCCCTGAATCAGCTGGTAAAACTACCCTAGCTTTAGAAGCTACTGCTCAAGTGCAGAAACATGGTGGTGTCGTTGCTTATATCGATGCCGAAAATGCTCTGGATCCTGACTATGCTAAGGCATTGGGTGTTAATATTAACGATTTGCTTCTATCTCAACCGGATACCGGTGAACAAGGTTTACAAATTGCTAATGCCCTGGTTAAAAGTAGTGCCGTTGATCTAATCGTCGTTGATTCCGTTGCGGCTTTAGTACCCCGTCAGGAAATCGAAGGTGAAATGGGTGACAGTCACGTTGGTTTACAGGCCCGTATGATGTCACAAGCCTTACGTTCTTTCTCAGGTGAATTAAGCCGTACCAATACCGCCATGATCTTCATTAACCAACTTCGTGAAAAGGTTGGTGTGATGTTTGGTAACCCTGAAACCACCCCTGGTGGTCGTGCCCTGAAGTTCTACTCGTCAGTTCGTTTAGAAATTCGTCGTGGTAAGAAGATCAAGAAAGGCACCGATGTAATTGGTTGCCAAGGTAAAGTCAAAATTACCAAGAACAAGATTGCCCCGCCGTTCAAGCGTTGCACCGTTGACATCATGTTCGGTGGAGGTATCAGTCAATTAGGTGAACTAATTGACATGGGTGCTGACAAAGACATCATTGATAAAGCTGGTGCCTGGTACTCTTATGATGGCAAACGAATTGGTCAGGGTCGTGAAAACGCCAAGAAATGGTTACATGATCATCCAGATGCATGCAAGAAACTTTATAACGAAGTCCGTACGGCTTATGGGATGAAAGCTGATCCTGACGATTCTAATGATAAGGATAAAACCGATAAAGATAAAAAAGCTAGTTCAGATAAGAAAGCTAAATCCCCTAAGCAGGAAAATTTATTACACGGCAAGAAAGCTGATAAATAA